From Halichondria panicea chromosome 12, odHalPani1.1, whole genome shotgun sequence, a single genomic window includes:
- the LOC135345217 gene encoding chitin synthase chs-1-like, with protein sequence MSDGSRTSIHVQDSEPPQSASNPNEQSKSKEDSKSAKLQSAKLYAFHTLIQAVPFFLMLICTVFSQISLVNLTNQLRLHANCSGNATDNDCLDTEDEAEAIAVFWYIVIILMIPNLHTFIKSFMHGVRSQQNLWPSIVSGFVGALVSIVEVWVMCTVIFLGISVLPPGLNLFLLNGVCVLQVILDISTILIEALRRRIMKNGSGYDQKLRNFAADDKQQKSGSLNEGQDTEQQMVQQRKSKNGYSNISGDDPEQQKLCWTTRILAFGNYILIVALLIVLQVTVVLLVFLEEKYWKGKYWKAFTSLLMGMIFFTFFGSRNAPQNWMSQLACILTYQQADQKHSKSRTMYKSSLINATVCLICYPLFAYLIFRNMTHHKIDPWCSECTNLQGITLVPFLIHIFTTYGAYWIAWFASAMALRRSIFVALIFSTPVSIAAYYGSAARKVAAPFFFLNITEHSDIAFIHDPTIQPWYIFGMVFGSLVWIVFTFALIVHCCRYKGKIMALDEEMFMTPYYDSIFFQQHLFLNMKTQATIPNPEIQEATSKLKMYICLPMYKESAEEMKTLLESVKGFALTAAKKGDGNEYECHIVFDNGVQNTKTTKFSSQLLELIKETTEKDCADAKYETEYGWCCRWEPGFGDIPLIVHLKDPTKVRNKKRWSQVLYMKLIIEHYKSMENAYILTTDGDVSFDYQSVDCLIDRMKSDNKVGCVCARTHPKGSGILYWYQKFDYAIGHWLQKSAEDVLGCVLCCPGCFSLFRCTALKEVLDEYSKPAESGIEFLRRNMGEDRWLCTMLVEKGHRLVYCAISSVKTSCPESFAQFFAQRRRWIPSTIANIASLISKRSVITKQSDYISSLFILYQILNIVSTAISPATVVFMISNGLKSAYGLSETANQALIAFVIILGIVFGLICLFSPDKTQMDIAKILTLVFIAFMILVLVGLVKEIIHLIPHYHPNNPALLNCTSVMNNTQKNGDCITHYVPPVSLIYLAFFTAIFALTTIFHFSEWTNIFHGLTFFIALPTGYFLLPIYCAANLKNQSWGTREERAKEDKGLIDLIKDGWSYMKCCRSRTHSDLEASKGDSNQKVDDSSRSTSTIELVESHKNQAEVDFWKKASVIDILRKQNADKKRVIPEEKKIEESLSTLRNTSLAALLVVNLLWILLLYTIEFVEIHGYIEPFGVKTLELVFLSLYALLLFIQFAAMIIHRIITLVHYIGTFSKGTEGEDTSESSSEGCKVACRSCIDTSEWFLNKTW encoded by the exons ATGTCTGATGGATCCAGAACTAGTATTCATGTCCAAGATTCTGAACCACCACAGTCAGCATCAAATCCAAATGAACAGAGCAAGTCTAAGGAGGATTCTAAATCTGCAAAGTTACAGTCTGCAAAGTTATATGCTTTTCATACTCTTATTCAGGCTGTTCCATTTTTTCTTATGCTGATTTGTACCGTTTTCAGCCAAATATCGCTGGTGAATCTGACCAACCAACTGAGATTGCACGCAAACTGCAGTGGCAACGCAACGGATAATGACTGTTTGGATACAGAAGACGAGGCCGAGGCTATAGCAGTGTTCTGGTACATTGTTATCATTTTGATGATTCCCAACCTGCACACTTTCATCAAGTCATTCATGCATGGAGTGCGTTCACAGCAGAATCTTTGGCCTTCTATTGTGTCCGGTTTTGTT ggTGCACTGGTCTCTATTGTTGAAGTCTGGGTAATGTGTACTGTTATTTTCTTGGGAATCTCTGTCCTTCCACCTGGATTAAATCTTTTTTTGCTCAATGGAGTTTGTGTTTTGCAGGTGATATTGGACATTTCTACAATTTTAATTGAAGCACTACGGCGAAGGATAATGAAAAACGGGTCCGGTTATGATCAAAAGCTACGTAATTTTGCTGCAGATGATAAGCAGCAGAAATCAGGCTCGTTAAATGAGGGCCAAGATACAGAACAACAAATGGTACAACAAAGGAAATCAAAAAACGGATACTCAAACATTTCTGGTGACGATCCGGAGCAACAGAAATTGTGCTGGACAACAAGAATCTTAGCCTTCGGGAATTATATCTTGATTGTCGCTTTGTTGATTGTTCTTCAAGTTACTGTAGTACTTTTGGTATTTCTAGAAGAAAAATATTGGAAAGGAAAATATTGGAAAGCATTTACTAGTTTGCTGATGGGAATGATATTTTTTACCTTCTTTGGGTCAAGAAATGCTCCGCAAAACTGGATGTCACAACTAGCATGCATTTTAACTTACCAACAAGCTGACCAAAAACATTCAAAGTCAAGGACGATGTACAAATCAA GTCTCATCAATGCAACAGTTTGTTTGATATGCTACCCGTTGTTTGCTTACTTGATATTCCGAAACATGACTCACCACAAAATAGATCCTTGGTGTTCAGAGTGCACAAATCTTCAGGGTATAACACTTGTTCCTTTTCTGATTCATATTTTCACCACTTATGGTGCATACTGGATTGCGTGGTTTGCTAGTGCAATGGCACTGAGGAGGAGTATTTTTGTTGCTTTGATTTTCTCTACTCCAGTATCTATTGCTGCATACTATGGAAGTGCTGCGAGGAAGGTAGCTGCCCCATTCTTCTTTTTGAATATCACTGAACACAGCGACATTGCTTTTATTCATGACCCAACAATTCAACCTTGGTACATTTTTGGCATGGTTTTTGGTTCTCTCGTTTGGATTGTTTTCACATTTGCGTTGATCGTGCACTGTTGTAGATATAAAGGTAAGATAATGGCCTTAGACGAGGAAATGTTTATGACGCCGTACTATGATAGCATTTTCTTCCAACAACATCTTTTTCTCAATATGAAGACTCAAGCAACTATACCAAACCCTGAAATTCAAGAAGCAACTAGCAAACTGAAAATGTATATATGTTTACCAATGTACAAGGAGAGTGCTGAAGAAATGAAAACACTGCTGGAATCTGTCAAGGGATTTGCACTTACTGCAGCAAAAAAGGGTGATGGAAACGAGTACGAATGCCATATTGTATTCGACAATGGTGTCCAAAATACAAAAACGACAAAATTCTCAAGCCAACTTTTAGAACTAATTAAAGAAACAACTGAAAAAGATTGCGCCGATGCAAAATATGAGACAGAATATGGTTGGTGCTGTAGATGGGAGCCAGGGTTCGGTGATATTCCGCTCATTGTCCATCTCAAAGATCCCACTAAGGTGCGGAACAAGAAACGATGGAGCCAAGTGCTGTACATGAAGCTCATAATCGAACACTACAAATCGATGGAGAATGCTTATATCCTCACAACAGATGGTGATGTCAGCTTTGACTATCAATCTGTTGATTGTCTGATTGATAGAATGAAGTCTGATAACAAGgttggttgtgtgtgtgctcggACCCACCCAAAAGGATCGGGGATTCTTTACTGGTATCAGAAATTCGACTATGCTATCGGACACTGGCTTCAGAAATCAGCAGAAGATGTTCTAGGCTGTGTGCTGTGCTGCCCAGGCTGCTTCAGTTTGTTCAGGTGCACAGCTCTCAAAGAGGTACTTGATGAATATTCCAAGCCGGCCGAGAGTGGAATAGAATTTTTAAGGAGAAATATGGGAGAAGATCGATGGCTGTGTACAATGCTAGTTGAGAAGGGTCACAGGCTTGTTTACTGTGCTATATCTTCAGTTAAGACTTCCTGTCCTGAATCATTCGCTCAGTTTTTCGCTCAGCGAAGAAGATGGATACCTTCAACTATTGCCAATATAGCTAGCTTGATCTCAAAACGCTCAGTTATAACAAAACAAAGCGACTACATATCTTCTCTCTTTATTTTGTACCAAATTCTGAACATTGTATCAACTGCAATTTCTCCAGCAACTGTAGTGTTTATGATTTCCAATGGACTAAAATCGGCATACGGGTTGTCTGAAACTGCAAACCAGGCGCTTATTGCATTTGTGATAATTCTTGGCATTGTTTTTGGACTGATctgtctgtttagccctgaCAAAACACAAATGGACATAGCTAAAATACTCACGCTGGTTTTTATAGCCTTTATGATTCTTGTATTGGTTGGTCTAGTCAAAGAAATTATTCACCTCATACCCCATTACCACCCAAACAATCCAGCACTTCTTAATTGTACAAGTGTCATGAACAATACTCAAAAGAATGGAGACTGTATCACTCACTATGTACCACCAGTAAGCTTGATCTATTTGGCATTCTTCACGGCAATTTTTGCACTCACGACAATTTTCCACTTCTCTGAATGGACAAATATCTTCCACGGCCTGACATTTTTTATTGCATTGCCAACAGGGTACTTTCTACTTCCTATCTATTGCGCTGCTAATTTGAAAAACCAGAGCTGGGGTACACGAGAGGAGAGAGCCAAAGAAGACAAAGGGTTGATTGATCTGATAAAGGACGGTTGGAGTTACATGAAATGCTGTAGATCAAGAACGCATTCTGATTTGGAAGCTAGCAAAG GCGATTCCAATCAGAAAGTAGATGACAGCTCAAGGTCTACTTCAACAA TTGAACTTGTGGAGAGTCATAAAAATCAAGCGGAGGTAGATTTCTGGAAGAAAGCAAGTGTCATTGACATACTTCGTAAGCAGAACGCTGACAAGAAGAGAG TTATACCAGAAGAGAAGAAAATTGAAGAATCACTCTCTACCTTACGTAACACATCACTTGCAGCCTTGCTTGTGGTAAATCTGTTGTGGATACTACTTCTTTACACTATTGAGTTCGTAGAGATACATGGCTACATTGAACCATTCGGAGTGAAGACGCTCGAGCTTGTATTTCTTTCGCTGTACGCCCTGCTACTTTTCATCCAATTTGCCGCGATGATTATTCACCGAATCATCACTTTGGTACACTACATTGGAACTTTTTCAAAGGGTACAGAGGGCGAAGACACGAGTGAAAGTTCTTCTGAGGGATGTAAGGTGGCCTGTCGGAGCTGTATTGATACTTCTGAGTGGTTCTTAAATAAGACTTGGTAG